The Paenibacillus sp. MBLB1832 genome has a window encoding:
- a CDS encoding ABC transporter permease, with product MKSEHTRIWKGLIRDRMLYFIATPMLAYFLIFKYLPMWGVLIAFKDYSPYSGFWDSPWVGLQHFERFFSNESFFVLLRNTLAINLLNLVFFFPLPIVLSLMLNEVRKEWIKRIIQSIIYLPHFLSWVVIVGITYLMLSTSSGFVNKLLTSMGYDSIDFLTSPSMFWGLLTLQSIWKEVGWGTVIFLAAIASVDTQLFEAARMDGAGRLRQIWHVTLPAIRNVIIILLILRIGHMMDVGFEQVYLMMNGAVSDVADVFDTYVYRSGIQQAQFSFSTAVGLFKSIIGVILVVLTNRLAKKFGDEGIY from the coding sequence ATCGCCACTCCGATGTTGGCTTACTTTCTTATTTTTAAGTATTTACCGATGTGGGGCGTTCTCATCGCCTTCAAAGACTACTCACCATATTCGGGCTTCTGGGACAGCCCTTGGGTTGGTTTGCAACACTTTGAAAGGTTCTTTTCAAATGAGAGTTTCTTTGTTCTATTGCGCAACACGTTAGCGATCAACTTGCTTAATCTGGTCTTTTTCTTCCCGCTTCCTATTGTTTTATCGCTCATGCTAAATGAGGTACGGAAAGAATGGATCAAGCGAATCATTCAATCCATTATCTATTTGCCCCACTTTCTATCGTGGGTAGTCATCGTAGGGATTACGTATCTCATGTTATCGACATCCAGCGGTTTCGTTAATAAGTTACTTACATCAATGGGCTATGACTCCATTGATTTCCTAACGAGTCCCAGCATGTTCTGGGGTCTGCTTACCTTGCAATCGATCTGGAAAGAAGTGGGTTGGGGCACTGTTATTTTCCTTGCTGCCATCGCTTCGGTGGACACGCAGCTGTTCGAAGCAGCTCGCATGGATGGGGCCGGCCGACTTCGACAAATTTGGCACGTCACCTTACCCGCGATCCGAAACGTCATCATCATTTTGCTCATTCTGCGTATCGGGCACATGATGGATGTTGGATTTGAACAGGTGTACCTGATGATGAACGGCGCAGTTTCGGATGTAGCCGATGTCTTCGATACCTATGTCTATCGAAGCGGTATCCAACAAGCCCAATTCAGCTTCAGCACGGCCGTTGGATTATTTAAATCCATTATTGGTGTGATTTTAGTTGTATTGACGAACCGTCTCGCTAAGAAATTTGGCGATGAAGGTATTTATTAG
- a CDS encoding carbohydrate ABC transporter permease has protein sequence MNQRTTSDKWFDRTILASLIMVALVMLFPFYYITAVSFTAPIEYLRKSIVLFPENWTLLSYRYLFSNNVFIRAAGVSTFLATVGTALSLIVTSAGAYALSRKRLQGRRVLLILILMTTLFNPGIIPPYLVVRDLHLINTIWALILPVLTSGWYVILMKGFFDSIPDELEEAAKIDGATDMGVWFRIILPLSLPSLAAFGLFYAVAYWNTFFSAVLYITKPDLRPLQIVLQMLLIDSSSSSSGEIANSMAGEIAIPTDTLKMAAVVIATVPILLVYPLLQKHFAKGVMVGSIKG, from the coding sequence ATGAATCAACGTACGACATCCGACAAGTGGTTTGATAGAACGATTTTAGCTTCATTAATTATGGTTGCCCTAGTCATGTTATTTCCCTTCTACTATATTACGGCGGTTTCATTTACTGCCCCTATTGAATACTTGCGTAAATCGATCGTTCTCTTTCCCGAAAATTGGACACTGCTCTCCTATCGATATTTGTTTTCTAACAATGTCTTTATCCGAGCAGCAGGAGTAAGCACCTTTCTAGCTACTGTAGGCACAGCATTAAGCCTTATTGTTACATCGGCTGGTGCCTATGCGCTATCCAGGAAACGTCTTCAGGGGCGAAGAGTGCTGCTGATCTTGATTTTGATGACAACGCTGTTTAACCCTGGCATTATTCCCCCCTATTTGGTCGTCAGGGATTTACATCTAATCAATACCATCTGGGCTCTTATTTTACCTGTGCTGACTAGCGGATGGTATGTGATTCTTATGAAAGGATTTTTCGACAGTATCCCCGACGAGCTTGAAGAAGCTGCCAAAATTGATGGTGCAACGGATATGGGCGTATGGTTCCGCATCATTTTACCCTTATCGCTCCCATCACTGGCCGCTTTCGGATTGTTCTATGCCGTAGCTTATTGGAACACCTTCTTCTCTGCCGTTCTGTATATTACGAAGCCTGATCTTCGCCCCTTGCAGATTGTGTTGCAAATGCTCTTGATTGATTCCTCATCCTCCTCATCTGGAGAGATTGCAAATAGTATGGCTGGGGAAATCGCAATTCCAACAGACACGTTGAAAATGGCGGCTGTGGTGATTGCAACTGTTCCGATTCTGCTTGTGTATCCGCTGCTTCAAAAGCATTTCGCTAAAGGAGTGATGGTTGGGTCTATTAAGGGGTAG
- a CDS encoding type 2 periplasmic-binding domain-containing protein — protein MHTNKQRIMKSTFIVLIAAVTLTACSTSKEATNTTTPAATSNEPVKISIYTNQQGAQAVDPSNPLIQEIEKKTNAKLNITWVPVNTYNEKTKVMLASGDLSDLNLVTNVFDSQVVQMATSGAFWDITPYIKDYKNLSALPAVVWDNAKIKGKNYGIPRPRALEGIWGVHVRKDWLDKLGMKVPETMDEMYAVLKAFTEKDPDGNGKADTIGLTGQVDPDSMGLYGWVEDVFNNNFGYWKLVNNQITIAALEPSERKALEWLKKAYDEKVLTQDFAVIKNSQAREQYMGGKAGALGSALNPQWLYTDAMRKIDPKADSYPLPYLMTPEGNKFAGQDSGNFGMYVIPKTVPQAKMKQILAFMDKALTDDVADLAAYGILDKHYTVKDGFKIATEQAKTENIPDVTNNLLQIFQKYDKYQRAYYNGIPKEFYDRSKKIIDDRSAFSKTNPAYGLISQTNLTSGPDLNKKILDMKIKVIMGKESLAAWDEFVAKTKADPTVQKIVQEMTEAYKNK, from the coding sequence ATGCACACTAACAAACAACGTATTATGAAAAGCACATTCATTGTTCTCATCGCCGCTGTAACGCTGACAGCCTGCAGTACATCGAAAGAGGCTACTAACACGACAACACCAGCAGCTACTAGCAATGAACCTGTGAAAATTTCTATCTACACCAATCAACAGGGGGCTCAGGCGGTTGATCCTTCCAATCCGCTTATACAAGAAATAGAGAAAAAAACGAACGCCAAGCTGAACATAACTTGGGTACCCGTGAACACTTACAATGAGAAGACGAAAGTCATGCTCGCATCTGGCGATTTATCTGATCTTAACTTGGTGACGAACGTCTTTGACTCCCAGGTTGTGCAAATGGCAACATCCGGAGCTTTCTGGGACATCACTCCTTACATTAAAGACTATAAGAACTTAAGTGCACTGCCAGCTGTTGTATGGGACAACGCTAAGATTAAAGGCAAGAACTACGGAATCCCGCGTCCACGTGCATTAGAAGGCATCTGGGGAGTTCATGTTCGCAAGGATTGGTTAGATAAGCTTGGCATGAAAGTTCCTGAGACGATGGATGAGATGTATGCTGTACTTAAGGCCTTCACAGAGAAGGATCCAGATGGCAATGGCAAAGCTGACACGATTGGTCTAACGGGTCAAGTCGATCCTGACAGCATGGGATTATATGGATGGGTTGAAGACGTCTTCAATAACAATTTCGGCTATTGGAAGCTTGTCAATAATCAAATTACGATTGCTGCACTAGAACCGAGTGAACGCAAAGCGTTGGAATGGCTCAAAAAAGCCTATGACGAGAAAGTGCTTACCCAAGATTTTGCTGTAATTAAAAATTCACAAGCCCGCGAACAATATATGGGCGGTAAAGCTGGCGCTCTTGGCTCTGCGCTAAATCCACAATGGCTCTATACAGACGCAATGCGCAAAATTGATCCGAAAGCAGACTCCTACCCGCTCCCTTATCTCATGACACCGGAGGGTAATAAATTTGCAGGTCAAGATTCCGGTAACTTCGGGATGTATGTCATTCCTAAGACGGTTCCACAAGCCAAAATGAAACAAATCTTGGCTTTTATGGATAAAGCATTAACGGATGATGTCGCTGATCTTGCAGCATACGGCATTCTTGACAAGCATTATACGGTAAAAGATGGATTCAAAATTGCAACAGAGCAAGCTAAAACAGAGAACATTCCGGACGTTACCAATAACTTGCTTCAAATTTTCCAAAAGTACGATAAATATCAACGCGCCTACTACAACGGCATTCCGAAAGAATTCTATGATCGCAGCAAGAAAATTATCGACGACCGAAGTGCCTTCAGTAAAACGAATCCAGCTTATGGCCTCATCTCACAAACAAATTTAACGAGCGGCCCTGATTTGAATAAGAAAATTCTGGATATGAAAATTAAAGTCATTATGGGCAAAGAGTCTTTAGCCGCTTGGGATGAGTTCGTTGCCAAAACGAAAGCCGATCCTACGGTTCAAAAAATTGTGCAAGAGATGACGGAAGCTTACAAAAACAAATAG
- a CDS encoding AraC family transcriptional regulator, whose translation MNYEFLNRFSPKLLDVVERNAEYWDKFNYQLLREHTLLHSLAYVHAGEGTLRVGEGIRPLLPGTVFQIWPGQRMQIDTDRLKPVCFYSVHFQYGLLHWEGVKGEWREACGPLPIGDHLNLLSNPEVEDVFLRMFQDWKHKHAGYEWQVRVGFLEALRLIVAADAKEIATKEEGSAAAVREAISYIKANLHENVTRDDMAQHVTLSPAYFSSLFKKHTGTSPIQYLTRLRLDQAKHLLRQTELPIKQVAEAVGFEDSFYFTRLFTKETGISPRNYRHA comes from the coding sequence ATGAATTACGAATTTCTCAATCGTTTCAGTCCCAAATTGTTGGATGTGGTAGAACGGAATGCGGAGTATTGGGATAAGTTTAACTATCAACTGCTCAGAGAACATACCCTCTTGCATTCTCTGGCCTATGTCCATGCGGGCGAGGGAACATTGCGAGTTGGCGAGGGAATACGGCCATTGCTGCCAGGTACTGTTTTCCAGATATGGCCAGGACAACGGATGCAGATTGATACGGATCGGCTGAAACCAGTCTGCTTCTACTCTGTGCATTTTCAATATGGATTGTTGCATTGGGAAGGTGTGAAAGGCGAATGGAGGGAAGCTTGTGGTCCGCTGCCAATCGGAGATCATCTTAATTTGCTGAGTAATCCAGAGGTGGAAGACGTTTTCCTTCGCATGTTTCAGGATTGGAAGCACAAACATGCAGGCTACGAATGGCAAGTGAGAGTTGGATTTCTCGAAGCGCTCAGGCTCATTGTTGCAGCAGACGCGAAGGAAATTGCAACCAAAGAAGAGGGCAGCGCAGCAGCCGTGCGTGAAGCTATTTCCTACATAAAGGCCAATCTTCATGAGAATGTCACACGAGATGATATGGCTCAGCATGTTACGCTGTCACCTGCGTATTTCTCAAGTTTATTCAAGAAACATACAGGTACCTCGCCCATTCAGTATTTAACACGGCTCCGACTTGATCAGGCCAAGCATCTGCTGCGGCAGACGGAACTGCCCATTAAACAAGTAGCGGAGGCCGTTGGATTCGAGGATTCCTTTTATTTCACACGACTTTTCACGAAGGAAACGGGCATATCCCCGAGAAACTATCGTCACGCTTAA
- a CDS encoding glycoside hydrolase family 88 protein — protein MSTYATLHAEGNQDSVIPVGKRLPLGWKALPIGGVAKDCVRLSLGRAVMKQPAWLRVTVALDVREAVRIEVLSAVSETVLGELDIRYASVFQPFQLWLSAAQAERLSYEGVLLRLRQGSSPIWVFIEGPSEAPLLLPHLRAEAVGEERMDPWEVMPQFLATLSSLQPFGWLEGCVLDGLLDLERSRGGGRFREAAEAHLRMFFDEQGSLHYENPRSEPVDGAVYGIEGTLPFAALAQLYPQHPAIEQAIAFWLSEASEDGTIRDGTMLSAEGSYTIAYPMAIMAKLYHRQDLVRLAIQQLKIRKELLFHGNDLYLRYHEDGSRSFRNWSRAYAWYMLGLARTLRELRKFRELTKLPKEMHPASVSDLEQELARIAQIAINHQSEQGLWYVFVDEPHTRIETSGSAAIAAALAIGVELGILSGNALDASLRARQALSAYFTTDGILQGVAQNNKGGEELQRGGYRIMSQMATGLAAQLDSALQRAMNKTSQQEPLPEP, from the coding sequence ATGAGTACGTATGCAACACTACATGCAGAGGGAAATCAAGATAGCGTCATACCCGTGGGAAAGCGCCTTCCTTTGGGATGGAAGGCACTTCCAATCGGTGGTGTCGCCAAAGATTGTGTAAGGCTTTCATTGGGCCGCGCAGTGATGAAACAACCTGCCTGGCTGCGAGTGACCGTGGCTTTGGATGTGCGCGAAGCCGTTCGGATTGAGGTGCTCTCCGCAGTTTCAGAGACGGTGCTTGGTGAGTTAGATATTCGGTATGCCTCTGTTTTCCAGCCTTTTCAGTTATGGCTTAGCGCAGCACAAGCTGAGCGTCTCTCCTATGAAGGCGTCTTGCTGCGGCTTCGACAAGGAAGCTCACCTATTTGGGTGTTCATAGAAGGACCTTCAGAGGCACCGCTGCTGCTCCCACATCTTCGTGCAGAGGCTGTAGGTGAAGAGCGTATGGATCCGTGGGAAGTCATGCCACAATTCCTTGCCACCCTTTCTTCCCTGCAGCCCTTTGGCTGGCTGGAAGGGTGTGTGCTGGACGGGCTGCTGGATTTGGAGCGAAGCAGGGGAGGGGGGCGCTTTCGAGAAGCTGCTGAGGCTCATCTACGGATGTTCTTTGATGAGCAAGGCTCTCTCCACTATGAAAATCCTCGCAGTGAGCCAGTTGATGGAGCTGTATACGGTATTGAAGGTACGTTGCCATTTGCTGCGCTCGCACAGCTCTACCCGCAGCATCCAGCTATTGAGCAAGCGATTGCATTCTGGTTATCCGAAGCATCTGAAGATGGCACCATTCGAGATGGAACAATGCTGTCTGCCGAAGGCAGCTATACAATTGCCTATCCGATGGCCATCATGGCCAAGCTGTACCATCGCCAAGATTTAGTTCGGCTGGCTATCCAACAGTTAAAGATAAGGAAAGAGCTGCTTTTTCATGGGAATGATCTGTACCTGCGGTATCATGAGGATGGAAGCCGCAGCTTTCGCAATTGGTCCAGAGCGTATGCTTGGTATATGCTGGGGCTGGCTCGAACACTAAGAGAACTTAGGAAATTTAGGGAGCTGACAAAGCTGCCGAAGGAGATGCATCCAGCGTCTGTAAGTGACCTTGAGCAGGAACTTGCGAGAATCGCCCAAATAGCCATCAATCACCAATCGGAACAAGGGTTATGGTATGTATTTGTGGACGAGCCTCATACCCGAATTGAAACTTCAGGCTCAGCTGCGATCGCAGCCGCACTAGCCATTGGCGTGGAGCTCGGCATCCTGAGCGGAAACGCACTTGACGCAAGTTTGCGAGCAAGGCAAGCATTATCTGCGTATTTTACGACGGACGGTATATTACAGGGGGTAGCCCAGAATAACAAGGGAGGCGAAGAGCTTCAGCGCGGGGGATATCGCATCATGTCTCAGATGGCAACAGGGTTAGCAGCGCAGCTGGATTCAGCTCTGCAACGAGCTATGAATAAGACAAGCCAACAGGAGCCTTTGCCAGAACCATGA
- a CDS encoding Rieske (2Fe-2S) protein: protein MTKVKTRYAATTVQALAEKGRIIVELKGIEIGVFSVNGTYYAWRNMCPHAAAPVCEGVVCGTRLPSLVYEYEYGRDQEILRCPWHGWEFGLTDGKHLVEGGVQLRGYEVEVEGNEIYVLM, encoded by the coding sequence ATGACCAAAGTGAAAACGAGATATGCGGCAACTACGGTACAAGCGCTGGCAGAGAAGGGACGTATCATTGTTGAGCTAAAAGGGATAGAAATTGGTGTGTTCTCGGTGAATGGAACCTACTATGCCTGGAGAAATATGTGTCCGCACGCGGCTGCACCGGTCTGTGAAGGTGTGGTTTGCGGTACGCGTCTGCCATCGCTGGTGTATGAATATGAATACGGCAGGGATCAGGAGATATTGCGTTGTCCTTGGCATGGCTGGGAGTTCGGTTTAACAGATGGCAAGCATCTGGTCGAAGGCGGCGTTCAATTGCGAGGCTACGAAGTTGAAGTCGAAGGTAATGAGATCTATGTGTTGATGTAG
- a CDS encoding amidohydrolase family protein: MNRPNIIDTDVHNAIAHSKDLLPFLPKVWHDNWLSAGPGYGGGWHSPIGVMRKDAIPAGGGIPGSDPKHMLTHHFEKYGIDYGILTGSGILGISLNPNPDYGNVVASAYNDWLVETWLKASPVYKGSILVNHADPLAAAKEIDRMAKHPDMIQVIMCSGSRMLFGQRFFHPIYEAAERNGLPVAVHPGTEGRGIAGAPTPSGYPTSYLEWHNILPINYMAHVNSLVCEGVFEKFPKLKFVAIEGGIAWLPHLMWRMDKNYKGLRDLVPWLKRLPSEYIKEHVRLTTQPIEEPSHPEHINQILDMLGADNMVMFSSDYPHWDFDNPRMVLQPIRKDVRQRILVDNALELYGKHTFPGVKQEVK; the protein is encoded by the coding sequence ATGAACAGACCGAATATTATTGATACTGATGTTCACAATGCGATTGCTCATAGCAAGGACTTATTGCCTTTCCTACCGAAAGTTTGGCACGATAATTGGTTATCTGCAGGTCCAGGCTATGGTGGGGGCTGGCACTCTCCGATCGGCGTCATGCGCAAGGATGCTATTCCTGCTGGCGGAGGCATTCCAGGCAGTGACCCTAAGCACATGTTGACGCATCATTTCGAGAAATACGGGATTGATTACGGGATATTAACGGGCTCTGGCATTTTGGGCATATCGCTGAACCCGAATCCAGATTACGGCAATGTCGTTGCCAGCGCCTATAATGATTGGCTGGTTGAAACATGGTTGAAGGCGAGTCCTGTGTACAAAGGATCGATTTTAGTTAATCACGCGGATCCGCTGGCGGCAGCAAAGGAAATCGATCGGATGGCCAAACATCCAGATATGATACAGGTCATCATGTGCAGCGGGTCCAGAATGTTATTCGGTCAGCGCTTCTTTCATCCGATTTATGAAGCGGCGGAGCGCAATGGACTGCCTGTAGCTGTTCATCCTGGCACAGAAGGACGGGGTATCGCGGGTGCTCCAACACCGTCTGGGTATCCGACTAGCTACCTGGAGTGGCACAATATCTTGCCTATTAACTACATGGCTCACGTCAACAGCTTGGTGTGTGAAGGTGTGTTCGAGAAATTCCCGAAATTGAAATTTGTCGCTATTGAAGGCGGAATCGCATGGCTGCCCCATCTCATGTGGCGTATGGACAAGAACTATAAAGGACTTCGGGACTTAGTGCCATGGCTGAAGCGATTACCTTCCGAATACATCAAGGAGCATGTTCGTTTGACGACACAGCCGATTGAAGAACCTTCACATCCAGAGCACATTAATCAAATCCTTGATATGCTGGGTGCTGACAATATGGTTATGTTCTCTTCGGACTACCCGCATTGGGATTTCGATAATCCTAGAATGGTGCTGCAGCCTATTCGTAAAGATGTAAGACAGCGAATCCTTGTTGACAATGCATTGGAGTTGTATGGAAAACATACATTCCCAGGTGTGAAACAGGAGGTTAAGTAG
- a CDS encoding SGNH/GDSL hydrolase family protein — MHTLKTIANLEAGKNQCIVTYGTSLTDGAAWVEDMNAKLQERYPGLATVINSAKAAMWSQWAIDNLSEKVFAHKPDLIFIEFAINDAYLPYETTIDQCKSRLESMIDQIVESNPACEIVLMTMNPPVGVSLESRPVFNDYYDVYRLVAKERSLPLIDHYEQWNAILQHNPEQFHQWVPDSIHPIPEGSLAVTARGVRELLFNLIA, encoded by the coding sequence ATGCATACTTTGAAGACAATTGCTAATCTTGAAGCTGGCAAGAACCAGTGTATCGTTACTTATGGAACGAGTTTGACTGATGGAGCAGCCTGGGTGGAGGATATGAATGCTAAGCTACAGGAGCGATATCCTGGACTTGCTACCGTCATTAACAGCGCGAAAGCCGCCATGTGGTCACAGTGGGCGATCGACAACTTGTCGGAAAAGGTGTTCGCACACAAGCCCGATTTAATTTTTATCGAATTTGCCATCAACGACGCTTATTTGCCGTATGAAACGACCATTGATCAATGCAAAAGCCGATTAGAATCCATGATTGACCAAATTGTTGAAAGTAATCCTGCCTGCGAAATCGTACTTATGACCATGAATCCTCCTGTAGGAGTTTCACTGGAGTCGAGGCCTGTGTTTAATGATTACTACGATGTATACCGCTTGGTTGCCAAGGAACGGAGTTTGCCTTTGATCGATCATTATGAACAATGGAATGCAATTTTACAGCATAATCCGGAACAATTTCATCAATGGGTACCGGATAGCATTCATCCGATTCCTGAGGGCAGCCTGGCTGTGACGGCAAGAGGTGTCCGGGAATTGTTATTCAACTTGATTGCATAA
- the bglB gene encoding beta-galactosidase BglB: METHAIIEKVIGQLKQLQGGAVEETCPIGIISMENWEWPQGVGLFSLYLYYRKTARQDIKQYLIDWFNRRIAEGLPSKNVNTMCPMLTLSFLAEETGREDYMALCREWAEYAVKDMPRTEEGGIQHVVSGHLNEGEVWDDTLYMTVLFVCRMGLLLNEQSFIDESVYQFLMHLKYLTDRRTGLLFHGWTFNGRHHFAEALWARGNSWYTAGLVDYLEMIELPKPVERLLLSALEQQAAKLAELQAADGMWHTLLDDPNSYTETSATAAFAYGILKAVRKGYLPESYREVGSKAYAAVVSQIDAEGVVNGVSYGTGMGRTLQEYRDIPICPMPYGQSMTLLMLTEGLEH; this comes from the coding sequence ATGGAAACCCACGCAATCATTGAGAAAGTCATTGGGCAGCTCAAGCAATTACAAGGCGGCGCTGTAGAAGAAACGTGCCCGATCGGTATTATTTCCATGGAGAACTGGGAGTGGCCGCAGGGTGTTGGGCTATTCTCTCTTTACTTATATTATCGCAAGACAGCCAGACAGGACATCAAGCAGTATTTGATCGACTGGTTTAATCGTAGAATTGCCGAAGGCCTTCCTTCCAAAAATGTAAATACCATGTGTCCGATGCTGACGCTGAGCTTCCTCGCCGAAGAAACAGGGCGCGAAGATTACATGGCGCTTTGCCGTGAATGGGCTGAATATGCGGTGAAGGACATGCCAAGAACGGAAGAAGGCGGCATTCAGCACGTAGTCTCCGGTCATTTGAATGAAGGCGAAGTCTGGGATGATACGCTGTATATGACCGTGCTGTTCGTATGCCGCATGGGGCTGCTGCTGAATGAGCAATCTTTTATCGACGAAAGTGTGTATCAATTCCTGATGCATCTCAAATATTTGACTGACCGCCGCACCGGACTATTGTTCCACGGCTGGACCTTTAACGGTCGTCATCACTTTGCCGAAGCGCTATGGGCGCGCGGTAATTCATGGTATACGGCAGGGCTTGTTGATTATTTGGAAATGATCGAGCTTCCGAAACCGGTTGAACGTCTGCTGCTCTCCGCGCTGGAACAGCAAGCGGCGAAGCTTGCCGAACTGCAAGCCGCAGACGGCATGTGGCATACGCTGCTGGACGATCCGAATTCCTATACGGAAACATCGGCCACGGCTGCTTTTGCCTACGGCATCTTGAAGGCGGTAAGAAAGGGCTACCTGCCTGAGTCTTACAGAGAAGTCGGCTCCAAAGCATATGCCGCTGTCGTATCTCAGATTGATGCGGAAGGCGTTGTGAACGGCGTTTCCTACGGCACAGGAATGGGGCGCACGCTTCAGGAATATCGCGATATTCCAATTTGCCCGATGCCTTACGGTCAATCCATGACACTGCTTATGCTGACTGAGGGATTGGAACACTAA
- a CDS encoding ABC transporter substrate-binding protein, translated as MTVVLVTATSIVGCSTKESSNGSTQSPKVTATPTAAALAPVKLKWVLRIPAQKEGEAVLTEVNKILKDKINATLDIQFIEAASYIEKTKLMIAAGEDFDIMFTAPGYSFYDNVAKGAFLPMDDLLKKYAPKAYGQIPANFWNATKVNNKVYGFPNYQIAARQSVVTFRKDMVDKYGIDVNAIKKMEDLEPALAKMKAGEGADKFIFMSPGTTITGVDTMNYLKLETLGSDGSPGVIEAAGSDYKVSNQYEHPAFVNLLKLLKSWSEKGYLNKDLALVKDPTELMKTGKILSSGLNTYKPGAEAENKARYNYDPAYATLAEPIVTTSSVTATMQAISRTSKNPERAMMFLELMNTDKQLYNMVLYGLEGKNYKKTGDNSIEVIPDSGYATNVAWMLGDQLNAYLLPGVAADIPQKTDQLNKSAKASRIMGFSFDAEPVKAELAQAKTVTDKYILALAYGMMDVDSTLATMNKELKAAGMDKIIAEKQKQLDAWVAANKK; from the coding sequence ATGACAGTAGTATTGGTGACAGCAACAAGCATTGTGGGTTGTTCAACGAAGGAAAGTTCCAATGGATCGACGCAATCTCCTAAAGTAACAGCGACGCCGACTGCAGCAGCACTAGCGCCGGTTAAGCTCAAGTGGGTGCTCCGCATTCCAGCGCAAAAAGAAGGAGAAGCGGTATTAACCGAGGTTAATAAGATTTTGAAAGATAAGATTAATGCCACGCTTGATATCCAGTTTATTGAGGCTGCATCTTATATTGAGAAGACGAAACTAATGATTGCTGCGGGCGAGGATTTCGATATCATGTTCACTGCCCCAGGATACAGTTTTTATGACAACGTTGCTAAAGGCGCTTTCCTTCCGATGGACGACTTGTTGAAGAAATATGCGCCGAAAGCGTATGGCCAAATTCCGGCAAACTTCTGGAACGCGACGAAAGTTAACAATAAAGTGTATGGTTTCCCTAACTACCAAATTGCAGCTCGTCAGTCCGTTGTTACGTTTAGAAAAGATATGGTCGATAAATATGGCATCGACGTCAACGCGATTAAGAAAATGGAAGATCTAGAACCAGCTTTAGCCAAAATGAAGGCCGGCGAAGGCGCAGACAAATTCATTTTTATGAGTCCTGGCACTACTATCACTGGTGTTGATACCATGAATTATCTGAAATTGGAAACGTTAGGCTCCGACGGATCACCAGGCGTGATTGAAGCAGCAGGCTCCGACTATAAAGTCAGCAATCAATACGAACATCCAGCGTTCGTGAATTTACTGAAATTGTTGAAAAGCTGGTCGGAGAAAGGCTATCTCAATAAAGATCTGGCTTTGGTGAAAGACCCAACGGAGCTTATGAAGACTGGCAAAATTCTTTCCTCCGGGCTGAATACTTACAAACCTGGCGCAGAAGCCGAAAACAAAGCTCGCTACAATTACGACCCTGCGTATGCGACTTTAGCGGAACCGATCGTTACCACGAGTTCCGTAACTGCCACGATGCAAGCGATTAGTCGTACGTCTAAAAACCCGGAGCGGGCTATGATGTTCCTAGAGTTAATGAACACCGACAAACAGTTGTACAACATGGTTCTTTATGGACTGGAAGGCAAGAACTACAAGAAAACCGGAGATAATTCAATCGAAGTCATTCCGGATTCCGGATATGCGACGAACGTTGCTTGGATGCTTGGTGACCAGTTGAACGCTTACCTGCTTCCAGGGGTTGCTGCGGATATTCCACAGAAGACAGATCAACTAAATAAAAGTGCGAAAGCTTCCAGAATTATGGGCTTCTCCTTCGATGCAGAGCCAGTCAAAGCGGAGCTTGCACAGGCTAAAACCGTTACTGATAAATATATCCTCGCCTTGGCTTACGGCATGATGGATGTAGACAGTACCCTGGCTACGATGAATAAAGAACTGAAAGCGGCAGGTATGGATAAAATCATCGCTGAGAAGCAGAAGCAGTTAGATGCTTGGGTAGCGGCAAATAAAAAGTAA